The DNA window CTGGCGGCATCGGGATGAAGGTCTCTCCCACCTGGTCCCCAGACGGCACGAGAATCGCGTATGTCTCTGACCAGTCCGGCTCACCGCAGATCTATGTCATGAATCTGGCTACCCGATCCTCCAAACGCATCACGCACTCGGGTGACTACAACACCGACCCCCAGTGGTCGCCCAAGGGAGACCGCATTGCATACGTCAGCAGGATCGGCGGGCGGTTCCAGATCATGACCATCTCTCCCGACGGAGGCGCGTTGACCCAGCTCACCTCCTCAGGTAGCAACGAAAACCCGGTATGGTCCCCTGACGGCCGTCTCATCCTCTTCACCTCGAACCGGTTTGGACCCAAGTCTCTCTTTGTCATGCTTGCAAACGGGGATGCCCAACGTATACTCATGAGGCACAATGGCCCCGTGAGCACCCCATCGTGGGGGCCCAACCGGTCTCAGGCACAATGAACCAGCGGGAGGAACGCAATGCACATAAACATTCGACACATATCAGTCGGAAACCCCATGTCTGCGCGATCTGTCCTTCTCTCTGCCACTGCCGTCATCTCTGCGGCCTTGATTCCTGGATGCGCCCCGGTCGAACAGATCGATCTCCTTGAAAGGCGGGTCAACAGCCTCGCCCTCGAGCAGGCGACCCTCAGGCAGGAGGTGCTCGGCAAAAAGACGGAGGAGGGTGCGGTACAGTCCAATGTGGCAAGCATTGGAAACAGGATCGACGTCCTTCAGTCTGAGATCCTCCGTATCAACGGGCAACTCGAACAGCTCGCCTACGCCAAGGAACAGGACCGAGCACGCATAGAGGCGCTCGAACAGAAAATCTCCGGTGGACAGGCCCCTCCTCCCCCACCTGGCGAAACCGGACCGGTAACCGGCACAGTTCCCGGCGCACCACCTCATGCCGCGGCCCCACCGCCCGCCGCTGCCGCTCCTCCCGCCGAGCCCAACTATTACGAGCAGGGGGTCGCCTTTTTCAAGCAGGGCCAGCACAAGGACTCCATCAAGAGTTTTCAGGCCTATCTCGAAAAGAACCCCAAGGGTGATCTGGCGGACAACGCCTATTTCTGGATGGGGGAAAACGAGTTCAAACTCGAACGATACGAAGAGGCGATCCTCGATTACCAGAAACTCCTGGATGGATTCCCCAACAGCAACAAGGCCCCTGACGCCATGTACAAGCAGGGGCTCGCCTTCATGAAGCTGGGTGACCATGTTGGGGCGCGGATCGTTTTCCAGAAGCTCGTGAAAAAGTACCCGTCGAGTTCTCAGGCCGCCCAGGCAAAGGAACAGCTTGCGAAGCTGAAATGAGGTATTGGGCCTTCTGACACCTCACATGCCGACCTGGCAAATTTGATGAAGGCGATCGGGCAAAACCGCGGTCGTAGCAACGCCTCATGAAACCGGGGTACGGGCTACGGTCAGGACATGGACCTCCTTAACTCCGCCTTTCTTGAGGACCCTCGCGCACTCGGAGACGGTTGCGCCTGTCGTGTAGACGTCGTCCAATAAGGTCACCCGCCTTATCCCATAGGGAATGGGGCGGACGAGGGCGAACGCCCCCCGCACGTTTCCAGCCCTCTCGACGGCGTCGAGCCCGGTCTGGGGCCGGGTGTCGCGAACCTTGGCGACAAGATCCACGCATACCATGTCGGCGGAGAAGATCCCCCGGGCGATCCTGAGAGACTGATTGAACCCGCGGGAACGAAGCCTGCGCGGATGCAGGGGGACCGGCACGACTAGGCCTGAAACACGCTCATCACGCGCATCAAGATCTTCCTTGACAAGGGAACAGATCGCCCGCAAGGCATGTCCACAACCGGCATACTTGACCCGGTGAACGAGTTCCCGGACCGGTCCAGCAAAGAGGAAAAGGGACCGTGCCCTGTCATAATGGGGAGGTGACGAAAGGCACCTGCCGCAGACGTGATCCGTACCAAAAGGTCCGTCAAAGGGTTGTCCACAGCGAAGACAGATGGGAGAGACGATCCTCTCGACCGATTCTCTGCAGGCTGGGCAAAGTCTTCCCACCCTGGAATCCGCTATGGGTTTACCGCACGCAGCACACGTAGGTGGAAAGAGGCAATCAAGAAGATGGGCGAAGGCAGGGGAGAGGAGTCCCCTCAGCCCGTACCCTACATGGCGGCGGTAATGGCCGCTGCGAACTCCGAGCACCTCACCTCTGTCGCCCCGTCGATCTGACGGGCAAGGTCATAGGTCACGGTCTTTCTGAGGATGGCGGCCTCGATGGCCCTGCGGACAAGATCTGCGGCCTCCCTCCAGCCGAGGTAGTCAAGCATCATGGCCCCGGAAAGGATGAGGGAGCCGGGGTTGACCTTGTCGAGCCCGGCGTACTTGGGGGCTGTCCCGTGGGTCGCCTCGAAGATGGCATAGCCGTCTCCGATGTTGGCGCCTGGCGCCATTCCAAGCCCTCCCACCTGGGCGGCCAGGGCGTCCGACATGTAGTCCCCGTTCAAGTTGGGCATGGCAAGGACGCTGTACTCCCGGGGCCGCAGGAGGATCTGCTGGAACATGGCATCCGCGATCCTATCCTTGATGACGACCTTTCCCTCCGGGACCTTTCCGCCGTAAGAGTTCCAAAGGTCTTCTTCCGAGACTGCAACGTCTGCAAACTCCCGAGCGGCGAGTTCATAGCCCCAGGCCCGAAACGCACCTTCGGTGTACTTCATGATGTTGCCCTTGTGGACAAGGGTGACACTCGGCCGCCCCGTATCCAATGCGTATCGGATGGCCTTTCTAACAAGGCGTTCGGTCCCGAAACGGCTGATGGGTTTGATCCCGATCCCTGAGTCAGGACGGATCCGGCAGCCCATCTCCTTCTCGAAAAAGGCAATGACCTTTCTCGCATCTTCGCTTTCCGCCTCCCACTCGATGCCGGCATAGACGTCCTCGGTGTTCTCCCGAAAGATCACCATGTCCACGGCCTCCGGGTGCTTGACCGGGGATGGGACACCACGAAAGTGACGGACCGGACGCACACAGGCATAGAGATCGAGCTCCTGGCGAAGGGTCACGTTGAGACTCCTGATTCCGCCGCCGACCGGGGTGGCAAGGGGCCCCTTGATGGCAACGACGTGCTCCCGAATGCTTGCAAGGGTCTCCTCGGGGAGCCACGACCCCGTCTCCTTGTAGGCCTTCTCACCGGCAAGGACCTCGACCCACGAGATCTTTTTTCCGCCGCCGTAGGCCTTTTCCACGGCCCAATCGAGGACCAGTTTCGTGGCCTTCCAGATATCAGGCCCGATCCCGTCTCCCTCGATAAAGGGAACGATCGGGCAGTCAGGGACGTGGATCGATCCGCCTTCGCCTATGGTAATCTTGCCTGGTTTCATCCTGTTTCCTCCTTCTCAACCTAATCGCGGATCAAGGCACTTCGGGGGATCGTAATCGTGAGCGGTGCCGTGATGGTCCTGCACCAGAACGGTGAACCCGCTCCGGGGCAGGACTGGCCCCACGAACAAGAACGATTCAGATCCCCTCGGCAGCCCTGTAGTACGTCTTGCCTTCGAAATCCTCCTCGCGGACACGCCCTTGGGCAAGAAGCCCTGTGATCACCCTCGAGACGGCATCTTCGCCGCAGCCGAAAAGGTCAGCAATCTCGTCCTGCCGCATGGGCCTTCGCAAAAGCATGTCGAGGATCTCCCGCTCGAGAAGGGGGTGAAACCCTTCTGCAAGACCCTTTTTGCTATCGACCACGATCTCGATCGGGACACCGAGACCCTGCTGGAGAAATGCCCTCGCCTCCTCGAGCTCATGCCCGATGAGAGGACGGGCCCAGGAAACTGCCGGAGGCCTTGCCACTGTGTTGAGCTGAACCGCATCGGGGCGAATACGGGCATAGGCATGGCGCAGGGCGGTCAGATCTTCTTCCGTGTCGTTCACTCCCTTCACGAGCAGGGTCTCGAGCCATATCCTGCCTGCAAATTCCTTTCTCAAGGACTCGAGTCCGGAAACGATCCCCTCAAAATCTACACATAAAGCAGGGCGATCCACCCTTCTAAAACTCCTTGCCAAGGCCGCATCAAGAGAGGGAAGCACGATGTCGGCCGGCGCCACGTCCCGGCGGACGGCCGGATCGACAAACAGGGTGCCGTTCGTAAGCACAGTCAGGGGCCGGTCCGTCAACGCCCTTGCACACGCGAGGATCTTTCCAAGGGAGGCATGGAGGGTCGGCTCTCCAGAGGCAGTGATGGTGAGGGCATCGAATTCCACTCCACCCGCAATTACTTCATTGATTTCACGGCATATTTCTAAAACAGGGGTATATTCAGCACGCACGCAGGCATAGGTTTTCGTCGGCCCCAATTCACAGTATATACAGTTGAGGTTGCAGGTCTTGCGCGGAAGGATGTCCACCCCAAGTGAGCGGCCAAGTCTTCTTGATGGCACGGGACCAAAACAGAACTGCATTGTCTCAGGCGGAGTCCATGGCGGAGAGCGCGAAATTTACGAAAAAAGACCTCTTGTTCATCGGAACGAATGTCTTGATTACCATCCTCTTCACCCTGCGGCAAGGCCCTATGGAGACAGTGATCTGGGATATGGCCAAGCGACTTTGGGCATACGGGATTTACAGCCTCGCCACTGTTCTCATCATCGTAGGACTTACGAAAAAGATGTTCAAATACGAACCCAACAGGGTCCGGATCGCCAGATGGGCCGCTATGCTCGCGGCCTTTGCAGCCGTCTCCCAGTTCATCCACGAGGCCGTGACAACAATCATCAAGGGGGCATCTCCGTGAGGGCAACATCACCCGCCTCTCCGCACGCCACAGCCCGCATCATCTCCTGGGCGGTCATCCTTCTTCTTTTCCTCATCGTGCTGCTCGCGTGGGGTCTTGCCGCCGTATCCCTGCCCCATACCTCAGGGCCAGGGGGACTCCAGACGCCATTCATCCTCCTTTCGGTCATCGTCGGGGGCCTCGCCCTCTTCTCCGGCATCCTCATCTGGCGCATCCAGGCCGTCTCCTCTTCGTATTCACGGGCCGTCGCCCTTTTCAGGGAGAGCCGCGAACGTTATCGGTTTCTTGCCGAAGCCCCCCTACCATCGGCATCATCCGTTTCACCATCCACGGAACACGTTTTGCCGACGTCAGTGGACATCGACAAGGCATCCTCCGGCATTTCCCAGGCCCATTGAAGGATCCATCTCCATGAAGATTCTGAAAGACCTTTGGTGGCTTTTTCTCGGCTACGCCATATTCCTCGGGATTTATGAGTCCGCGCTCACCCTGGACCGGTGGATGGGGCCAAAGGAACCCGGCTCAAAAGTGACGATCACCATCTCTATCCCGCGGGGAACGGGGCTTGTGGAAATCGCCCGACTTCTCGAGGAAGAAGGGGCCATTGCTTCACGCCACGCACTGGTCCTTCTCGCCCTTTGGGAAGGAAAAGCGGGGAAGATTCAGGCGGGGGAGTACCTTTTTTCACCTGCCCAAAGCGTTTCCCAGATCCTTGATGATCTCGTGGCCGGAAACGTCCTCAAACACATGGTAACGATCCCTGAAGGGTTCACCATGTTCGACATCGCCCGGCTCATAGAGGAGGCTGGACTGGTCTCCCAGGAGTCGTTTCTGTTTGCAGCCCGGGACCGTCGGCTTCTCAATGACCTCCATATCCCCGCTGAAAGCGCTGAGGGATTTCTCTTTCCGGACACGTATGCATTCACCAGGGATGTCACCGCAGAGTCCATGATCAGGACCATGGTCGGCCGATTTTGGGAAGTCTGGCAGGAGGATTTTGCACGTCTTGCCGAGGAACGCGACATCAGCGCACATGAGACCGTCACCCTCGCTTCCATCGTGGAAAAGGAGGCGGCAGTTGCCGAAGAAAGACCGCTCATCGCAAGCGTCTTCTGGAACCGGCTCCAAAAATCCATGCCTCTCCAGGCGGACCCGACCGTATCCTACGGCATCCTGGAAGAGGAAAGCGCCGCCCCGAAACGCGTCACTGCTTCACTCCTTCGGCACCATAGCCCATACAACACCTATCTCGTAAAGGGCCTTCCCCAAGGCCCCATCTCCAACCCCGGACGAGATTCCCTGCGCGCCGTCCTGCAGCCCGCACAGACCTCCTATCTCTTTTTCGTCTCCAAGGGAAACGGAAGGCACCATTTTTCCTCCACACTTAAGGAACACAACCAGGCGGTCTGGAGGTATCTCAAAAAACCGATGGATGAGACGAAATCCAAATCCGATACGTCTCAGGAAGACAAGGGCGTCGATTCCTTCTCCTTTGGAGAAAAAACCGATTCAGAGGCTGCGAAGTGATCTCCCCGGCTTAAAAGTGATACGTTTCCGTTTCCTGCACGGGAAAACGGCCCCAGACTTGGGGTTTCTAAAGACATCGGGACCGGACTCATGGACCTGAAAACTCCCGATTCCACGGATTTCCACCCGGTCTCCTGCAGAAAGTGCGCCCATGATGGCGTCAAAGACGATTTCGACCACGAGTCCCATATCGCCTCGGCTGATGTCTGTAAAATCCTTGCTCAAACGATCTACGAGGTCCTTCTTTCGAAGGACCGTCCTGTCAGGGGACATATTCGTAGGAAAAAACTGTGGAAATCGGCGGGGCAGAGGCTACACCACCGGTAAGGACACCGGATAAAAGGGCAGAGACCTCCTCCCTGAGCATCTTCCGCAAGAGACGGAGACGATCTTCTTGCGGATAAACGACCTCCGGACGGCCGGTGAGCTTGGCGTATTCCGCACCCCTCTCGACGGCGCGCTCGAAACCTCCCAGTTCGTCCACAAGGCCCAGGTCAAGGGCCTGACTTCCGGAGAAGATCCGTCCGTCCGCCAGACGCTCCACGTCTTCCAGGGGGAGCCCTCGGCTTTCAGATACGGCAGAAATGAACTGGGTGTGGATGTCTTCCATGACCCCGGCAAGCACTTGGCGTTCCTGCTCTGTGATATCCCTTGTTATGGGAGAGAGGTCCTTCAGGTCTCCGCTTTTTATGACCGTTGTGCTGATGCCGATCTTGTCGAGAAGAGGGCCGATATTGGGAAGCTTCATGATTACGCCGATGCTCCCGGTGACGGTCCCAGGATTGGCGACGATGTGTCGGGCGCCAAGAGCGGCGTAGTATCCGCCGGACGCCGCCATGGAGGCAAGGGACGCAACCACGGGCTTTTCCGCATCCACGGCCCGTATCTCTTCGTACAGCTCCTGGGATGCGCCCACAGCCCCGCCAGGGCTGTCGATCCGGACTATCACGGCCTTGATGTCCGAGGCATCCCGGAAATCGCGCAGCATCTCGAGATAAGGCTCTACATCGGCGATCATGCCCGTGATCTCCACGACCCCGATGCCTTGTCCGGAGGGCACAGGCCTCTCACCCACCGACCGCACGATCCATATGAAAAGGAGGGTGATAAAGAGAAATCCGAGGATCGTAAGGCCCCCGATAGTGGCCAGGACCGTCGTTAGGAGGCTCCGAGGCCGCTGCCTATCGTTTACATCCAAATCCGTCACGTTTTCCCTTCTCCTTCAGGCCTCTTTCACCTCGGCCCAAGTCCGTTCAGGAACGGCTGTTTCCGCGATGGACGAGTTCCTCCTGCAAAAGGCTGCCAATAGTCGCCCCTCCCTTGTTGCCTCGGGCCGATGAATACTCTGCGAACATTGCGCGTTCCTCGTCCTCGCCTATCCTCTTGATGGAAAGCCCGATGCGCCGCTCAAGGGGGGCTACATGGATCACCTTTGCCGTCACCTCCGCCCCGGTCTCATACATGCCGACAGGGGTTTTCACCTTGCCTGGCCCGATTTCGGAGACATGGATCAGCCCTTCGACACCATCCTCGATCTCGACAAAGACCCCGAAGTCGGTCACGTTCGTGACCTTTCCTGTCACAAGGGAACCAATAGGGTATCTGTCCGTAACCGACTGCCAGGGATCCGGGGTAAGCTGTTTCACGCCCAGGGAAAATCTCTCTTTTTCGGCGTCGATATGGAGCACGACTGCCTGAATGACGTCCCCCTTCTTGTAGAGATCTCCCGGATGCTTGATGCGCTTGCTCCATGAAAGATCCGAGATGTGAACGAGTCCGTCTATGCCCTCCTCGATCCCGATAAAGATACCAAAATCCGTAACGTTCTTGACCGTGCCCTCGATGACAGTCCCGACTGGATAGCGTTCGTGGAGAAGTTCCCACGGATTGGGCTCGATCTGCTTTAGACCAAGGGAGATCCTTCGGGAGGCGGGGTCCACTTTGAGGACTACGGCCTGCACGTGATCCCCAGGCTTGAGGAGCTGGGAAGGATGCCTGATCCTTTTCGTCCAGGACATCTCGGAGATGTGGACGAGACCCTCCACCCCCTCCTCTAATTCGATGAATGCACCATAGTCGGTCAGGCTCACCACCTTCCCCTCCACACGGGAGGCGACTGGATATTTTTCCTCGACTCGGAGCCAGGGGTCCTCAGTGAGCTGCTTTACCCCCAGGGAGACCTTTTCCGTGACAGGGTCGAATTGGAGGACCTTGACCTTCACAGAGTCGCCGACATGGAAACGCTTGGAAGGATGCTCAGTCCGCCCCCACGAGATATCAGTTACGTGGAGAAGACCATCAATTCCGCCAAGATCGACGAATACCCCGTAATCAGTGATGTTCTTGACGATGCCGTCTCTGACCTGGTCGACGGAAAGGGTCGAAAGGGTCTTCTCCTTTTGCTTCTCCCTCTCCCGCTCGATCAAGGAACGGCGCGAAACGACCACATTTTCCCGCCTGCGGTTACACTTGATGACAAGGCACTCCATAGCCTGACCAATAACGGAATCAGGATCGGCTACAGGGCGTAAATCCACCTGGGAAAGGGGAAGAAAGGCCTTCACCCCTGTGGCCGCATCCCCGATGATGAAGGAATACCCTCCCTTGACCCGGGCAACGGGCCTTCCCGAAACAGGTATCTGGTTTTCGTATGCAGCGATGATCTGCTCCCAGGCCCGGTTCCTCACCAACTTAGAATAGGAGAAAATCCGGATGCCCTCCGAAGGCCTCCATCTGTCGATGAGGAGTTCAATGCTCTGACCGGGTGCCACGGTCAAGGTACCGTCTTCGGCGAGAAACTCCGAGATCGGGATCTGCGCCTCGGTCTTGTAACCGACGTCCACCATGACTGTGTCCCGGTCGTACCGAACGACCTTGCCCTGTATGACTTCCCCTTCCTGAAAATCCTGGAAACTCTCCTCGAAAAGGGTTTCAAACTGGCTCATGTCCCCCGATTCCTCTGATGATGCTGATGGGGGGGCGTTTTGTTCGGCCTCCTTGCCGGAGGCCGGTTCTTGGGTATGCTCCTGGGTTACCTGATCCACTTTGTCCATTGACCAAACTCTCCCTGTAAGTAAAGTATTTTTTTATACCAAGTGGGGGAATAAACTTCAACGTCGCCCTCAAAAATGCCACGGAATGGCCACAAGGCATGACAAACAGTCACAAACCATGGGCAATCTGTCTTGTGAGCGGCGGCCTCGACAGTTGTGTCGCCGCCGCCATTGCTGATGAGACCTGCCGCCTCGCCTTTCTGCACGTAAACTATGGACAAAGGACAGAAAAACGGGAACTCGAAGCCTTTCGCGCCATAGCCGATCACTACCGCGTCCAGGAACGCCTCGAGACATCCATCTCATATCTCCGTGAGATCGGCGGATCGGCCCTGACTGACTGGCGCATCGCTGTTCCCCCGGGAAATCCCGCCAGAGAAGGGATACCGGCCACCTATGTCCCCTTCCGAAACACCCACCTCATCGCCATCGCCGTATCCTGGGCCGAGGTCTTAGGGGCGCGCTTCATCTATATCGGAGCGACCGAGATGGACAGCTCCGGATACCCGGATTGCCGCGCTGCCTATTTCCAGGCATACAACCGGCTCATCGAGGAGGGGACAAAGCCGGGTACATCCATCCGGATCGTGACCCCGCTTTTACACCTCGACAAGGCCGGGGTCGTGCGCGAAGGCATCAAAAGGGCGGCCCCCCTTCACCTCACGTGGTCGTGTTATGCCCAAGAGGATAAGGCCTGTGGTCGCTGCGACTCCTGTCTCCTCAGACTCAAGGGCTTTCGGGAGGCCGGCGTCAAAGACCCTGTCCCCTACAGTACAAAAACATGAGCCCTCACCAAAAACCAAACACCAACCCCTTAAAAGACCTCTCCACAGAGGGCACAGAGAACACAGAGAAAACCTATTTCATTAGCATGAAAAAGATATTTTCCTGCCGGTGCTGCGGGCACTGCTGTCACGGAGCAAGCACGGTCTCACTCACGCAGCGCGAGATCGAACGGATCGCAGCCTATCTCTCCCTGACCGTTGAGACGATGCGTTCCCGATACCTCGTCCAAAAGGGGACCCGCACTGAGATGAAGGTCGTAGATGGGCATTGCATATTCTTCGGGGAAGACGGGCTCTGCGCCATCCATCCCGTCAAACCCTTTCCGTGCAGGCAGTGGCCTCTGCACCCGAGCATCCTTGATGACCGGCAGGCGTGGGAAGCGATCCGGACGGACTGCCCGGGGTTCGAGCGGAACGCCACGTACGAGGATGCATGTAAACTGGTGAGGAACACACGCCATGGATCTTGAAACACTCAAGACGAAGGTCTTTGTGAGCTGCCCCTATTCATTGCTCGTCACCACGTATCTGGACCGTATCAGGACCGAACGCCTCCAACCCGAAATCAGCCTGAATGATGGGTCCCTCGACTCCTACACACTGCGAAGTTTTGCCGAAACGGCCCGGATCCTTGCCGAAGAAGGGCTTTCCTGTACGTTTCACGCCCCATTCCTGGATCTTTCCCTCGGGGCGATCGATCCAAAGGTCAGGCGGGTCACACAAGACCGGCTTGAATACACCCTGGAGATCGCCAGGATCTTCGGAGCGCGAAGCGTCGTCTGTCACACCGGGTTCGACCATCGGCACTACGGACCCTACACAAAGGCCTGGATAAAAAACGCGGTCCTGACCCTCCTCCCACTTACGGACCAGGCATCGTCTGCGGATATCCCGATCATGCTCGAAAACGTCTTCGAACTGGATCCTTCGATCCATGCAGAGATCTTTACGCACATTCCGTCTCCGCACTTGGGATTCTGCCTGGACCTGGGGCACCAGACGGTCTTTTCCCGATCTGATCTTGCCACATGGATGAATGCATGCGGCAGGCGTCTCGGTCATGTCCATCTCCACGACAACCGGGGAGAATGGGACGAACACCTTACCATGGGATCAGGGATCCTCGATTTCGACGCCCTCTTCTCTCGGCTCAAAGAGGATGGCCTCTACCCCATCCTCACCATCGAGGCCCACCGCTCGGAGGACATACTGCCGTCACTTGCCGCCCTTTCCAGCCTCCTCGATCGTTATCCCATCGGGCCGTGACCCTTATGGGACGCGGAGTCAGGGGGCTATTTGCCCTGTCTGCCCTGTCTACCGAAAGACTGGCTCACGATACAAATGCCCCGGCCGCCGGATTATCGCAAAAAACTTGCACCCGCAACGACTACAGGTTAAATATTTCCTTTCTTATCGGTCAACGAAACGAGGAGAATGAACCATGGCCAAGACATGTGAAATATGCGGGAAAGGTCCTGTGACAGGTTGCAACGTGAGCCATGCCAACAACCACACAAAGAGACGATGGATCCCCAATCTTCAGCGGGTCAAGGCAGTGGTGGACGGTAAAACCTGTCACATCCGTGTCTGCACCCGCTGCCTCCGCTCTGGAACGGTCGTAAAGAAGGTCTCCTGAAAACCGAGTCGGCAGATCTGCCTTTTGAGCGGGTTCGGTGTTACGAGGCGAAGACCCGCCCCACCTGCCTAACCCCTTCCACACGCCGGATATTAGAAAAGACCCGGTTCAGGTGGGTGGAGTCGTTCACCTCGATCACGAAGTGGAAAATGGCCACGCCCTCGGGCTTGGTGGTGACATGAGCCTTAATTATATTCGACTCCCCCGCACTGATGGCGTTGGAAACCGCAGCAAGCATCCCCTTTTTGTCCTCGGCCCATACCCGAATCCTGACCGGATAGCCTCGTGGCTGGACCGGGGCCCAGCTCACGTCGACCTGACGATCGGAATCGAGATTCTTCACGTTCGGACACTGTTCACTGTGAACGGTCACCCCTTTTCCGCGCGTAATGTAACCGATGACGTATTCTCCGGGTATGGGGGTGCAGCACCGCGCTAGATGGATCATGATGTCATCCATGCCCTGGATGAGGATCCCCCGGCCTGTCGGCCTTTCCGCTTCCGCAACGACCTTGGCCTCCGGAAGAGGCGGGACCTCTTCAGCAGGCCCTTCCTTGACGAATTTGCGGACGATCTGAATCGGAGAGACCTTTCCATAACCCACTGCGATCAGAAGATCCTCCACCGTCTTGAAGGAAAACATCCGGGCGGCATCTGCCCCCTTTTCCTTCAAAAACTCGGCGAAGTCGATTTGGTGTTTCCGGAACTCGCGTGAGCAGAGATCCCGTCCGAGGGCGAGACCTTTTTCTCTCTCCTCCGCATGGATCCACTGGCGGATACGGGCAAGGGCCTTACTCGTCTTGGCGAGCTTGAGCCAGTCCCGGCTCGGTACGTGATGAGGTGACGTCACGATCTCCACCACGTCCCCATTCTGGAGCACGTAGTTGAGGGGAACGAGACGTCCGTTGACCTTGGCTCCGGAACAGTGATGGCCGACCTCGGTGTGGACCCCGTAGGCGAAATCTATGGGTGTGGCCCCCCGGGGAAACTCCTTCACATCTCCCTGGGGGGTAAAGACATAGACCTCGTTTGGAAAGAGATCCATCTTTACAGACTCGAGAAACTGCCTCGGGTCTTCTAATTCCTTCTGCCACTCGATGAGTTGATTGAGCCAATCGAACGAATGCTGCCTCTCCTTTGTGACGATCTCCCCTTCTTTGTAAAGCCAGTGGGCAGCTATACCCTCGCGGGCCACCCTGTCCATCTCCTCGGTGCGGATCTGGACCTCCATCCGCTCCCCGTACGGCCCGATCACCGTGGTGTGGAGTGACTGGTACATATTGGCCTTGGGGAGGCTGATGTAGTCCTTGAATCGGCCTGGAACCTGCCTCCAGAGGGAGTGTATGAGTCCGAGGGCCTCGTAACACTCCTGAGGGGTATGAAGGATGATCCTGAAGGCTATGAGGTCATAGATCTCGTCGATCGTCACATTTCTGAGCCTCATCTTGCGAAATATGCTGAAGAGGTGCTTCGGACGGCCAAGGACCCGGCCCGACAGGCCGTATTCGGCCAGTTTCCGCGCGATGATCTCCTTGACCTCCTCTACGTAGGCCTTCCTTTCACCGAGCCGCTCCTCAACCGCGGCCTTGAGGCTACGGTATTCATCCGGGTAGAGGTGTTCGAAGGCGAAATCCTCGAGCTCGCGCTTGATCCAGTCGATACCGAGCCGACCCGCAAGTGGTGCGTAGATGTCGAGGGTCTCCCTGGCGATGTCCGCCCGCTTTTGTTCCTTCTGAAATCCGAGGGTCCGCATGTTGTGGAGCCGGTCGGCCAGCTTAACAAGAAGGACCCGGATGTCCTTGGACATGGCCAGAATCATCTTGCGGATGTTGTCCGCCTGCTTCTGGATCCGGCTTTGGACATGGATCTTGGAAAGTTTCGTGACCCCGTCCACGATCCTGGCCACATCAGGGCCGAACAGGTCCTCAATGGTCTCTATGGTCGCGAGGGTATCCTCGACGGTGTCATGCAGAAGGCCCGCTGCGATGCTCGCGGTATCGAGCTTGAGCTGGGCAAGGATATGGGCCACGGCAAGCGGGTGGGACAGGTAAGGCTCTCCGGAGAGCCTCACT is part of the Deltaproteobacteria bacterium genome and encodes:
- the sppA gene encoding signal peptide peptidase SppA, giving the protein MTDLDVNDRQRPRSLLTTVLATIGGLTILGFLFITLLFIWIVRSVGERPVPSGQGIGVVEITGMIADVEPYLEMLRDFRDASDIKAVIVRIDSPGGAVGASQELYEEIRAVDAEKPVVASLASMAASGGYYAALGARHIVANPGTVTGSIGVIMKLPNIGPLLDKIGISTTVIKSGDLKDLSPITRDITEQERQVLAGVMEDIHTQFISAVSESRGLPLEDVERLADGRIFSGSQALDLGLVDELGGFERAVERGAEYAKLTGRPEVVYPQEDRLRLLRKMLREEVSALLSGVLTGGVASAPPISTVFSYEYVP
- a CDS encoding 30S ribosomal protein S1; translation: MDKVDQVTQEHTQEPASGKEAEQNAPPSASSEESGDMSQFETLFEESFQDFQEGEVIQGKVVRYDRDTVMVDVGYKTEAQIPISEFLAEDGTLTVAPGQSIELLIDRWRPSEGIRIFSYSKLVRNRAWEQIIAAYENQIPVSGRPVARVKGGYSFIIGDAATGVKAFLPLSQVDLRPVADPDSVIGQAMECLVIKCNRRRENVVVSRRSLIEREREKQKEKTLSTLSVDQVRDGIVKNITDYGVFVDLGGIDGLLHVTDISWGRTEHPSKRFHVGDSVKVKVLQFDPVTEKVSLGVKQLTEDPWLRVEEKYPVASRVEGKVVSLTDYGAFIELEEGVEGLVHISEMSWTKRIRHPSQLLKPGDHVQAVVLKVDPASRRISLGLKQIEPNPWELLHERYPVGTVIEGTVKNVTDFGIFIGIEEGIDGLVHISDLSWSKRIKHPGDLYKKGDVIQAVVLHIDAEKERFSLGVKQLTPDPWQSVTDRYPIGSLVTGKVTNVTDFGVFVEIEDGVEGLIHVSEIGPGKVKTPVGMYETGAEVTAKVIHVAPLERRIGLSIKRIGEDEERAMFAEYSSARGNKGGATIGSLLQEELVHRGNSRS
- the queC gene encoding 7-cyano-7-deazaguanine synthase QueC, with the protein product MTNSHKPWAICLVSGGLDSCVAAAIADETCRLAFLHVNYGQRTEKRELEAFRAIADHYRVQERLETSISYLREIGGSALTDWRIAVPPGNPAREGIPATYVPFRNTHLIAIAVSWAEVLGARFIYIGATEMDSSGYPDCRAAYFQAYNRLIEEGTKPGTSIRIVTPLLHLDKAGVVREGIKRAAPLHLTWSCYAQEDKACGRCDSCLLRLKGFREAGVKDPVPYSTKT
- a CDS encoding YkgJ family cysteine cluster protein is translated as MKKIFSCRCCGHCCHGASTVSLTQREIERIAAYLSLTVETMRSRYLVQKGTRTEMKVVDGHCIFFGEDGLCAIHPVKPFPCRQWPLHPSILDDRQAWEAIRTDCPGFERNATYEDACKLVRNTRHGS
- a CDS encoding sugar phosphate isomerase/epimerase; this encodes MDLETLKTKVFVSCPYSLLVTTYLDRIRTERLQPEISLNDGSLDSYTLRSFAETARILAEEGLSCTFHAPFLDLSLGAIDPKVRRVTQDRLEYTLEIARIFGARSVVCHTGFDHRHYGPYTKAWIKNAVLTLLPLTDQASSADIPIMLENVFELDPSIHAEIFTHIPSPHLGFCLDLGHQTVFSRSDLATWMNACGRRLGHVHLHDNRGEWDEHLTMGSGILDFDALFSRLKEDGLYPILTIEAHRSEDILPSLAALSSLLDRYPIGP
- the rpmB gene encoding 50S ribosomal protein L28, with the translated sequence MAKTCEICGKGPVTGCNVSHANNHTKRRWIPNLQRVKAVVDGKTCHIRVCTRCLRSGTVVKKVS